The genomic stretch TCCGCATATGTCGTTCGTTGCTTGAACATAGGAATGTtgtgtaaaaataattttaagtaCCAAACTCTACCTATCGTTATAAAGACATTTTGTTTTCCATATTTATTTTCGGCGATGTTAAAcactaaattattttgttcttaAAACGTTTATGGAGCGATGTATGTAAAAAGAACCGAATTTATGGCAGAGATATTTAATTCGATATAACTGAACGGTCTCCCACGACTCAGGCATCTCACGCATATTtgggatttcttttttttgtacttcaaCCAACTTGAACTATATATATACTGTTGGTATGGTGTTATACAGATACACTAAACGTGCTCTTCCATAACGTTTATTTTTGAGATTATTTATCATCATGTAAAattaacagttttttttacctattttatcacattctATGGTTTACattagaaaatatatttacataAAAGATAAGTTTATTTGTGGATCGAATGCGATGCAAGTTAttgatttccattttaatgttctaagtaaaatttattttcgcttTCAAGCACATATGTGCGCAATTACTGTACGTTCAGAAGTGTTTATGTTAaacaatatatatatactatCACCAGACGGTAGTTAGTggtttttataaacaaaacaatctTTACTTTCGCCATACGACTAAAtacttgaaaatttattcagtGATGGTTTgataaattgttgaaaaatcaCTCAGTaattacaatgaaatttttatgtttaacaCATTTCATTACGACCGGTTGTATTCGGTTTGAGATGTAATGTTACAATGTAAGTTGTAAAGTCCATAAGGAAATGTAATTACTTAAGTCTTAAGTGTTTGGGATAATATAGTGGCGAGATTAGTAAATTGTATACCAATAAACTAGGCCCCATcttttggatgggtcagatcccttgactgactgactacttttctcaagaagatttttgtaatccgagcaaaaaaaaatcactctaaaagtatataaaagtATACCAGGGTATGCGTACCctactttcgatacaaaacacgtatatgagaaattccagcacttgatcatatactggctcatacgtattttcagtacttaagaggcatcgatgatttgctgaaaagtatacatttgggtgatttttaaatagtcttttggtgatatatttccaccaaaattatcatttttcaagtatgtacgaccgcaataacgaccacgaatgtgttagctttcaacataaaatggatttggttgtagcagtttgaccaaccctgagaaaactgagcagtttatgaaaatttcggtacactggtcacttttttcagaacaaaaattcttttgggaatatctctaagatcaccagcccgttacgacccatcttcaaacttagcctcagcaatttaattccccgtcgattaaaaaaaagtttttggaaattcgtcgaaaactactcgagttatcgtggaatcaagcgaccagacaaaaattctcctgagaatatctctaagatcacccgtccgttataacccatcttcgaacttaacctgaggaatttaattccccgtcaaataaaaaaaagtttttggcaatccgtcgaaaactactcgagttatcgtggaatcaagcgaccagacaaaaattctcttgagaatatCTCTACGATCATCCGTCTGttatagtccatcttcgaacttaatctgaggaatttaattccccgtcgattaaaaaaaagtttttgaaaatccgttgaaaattcctcaagttatcgtgttatcaacgaatcatcaaagtgtgacaaacattttagggtgtttatcatccgcaagacccatgactttcagtcaagggaataatcaGAAATTATGATTCTTTAGCAATAGAATGTATTCATTCCAACTATATAAATATCGAATTTTCTAAAGCGGGAAATGGCGATCGAATATCCATTTTCCTCAAATAAACGACAAATCGGATCTGAACTACTTGATCAGCAAAAATACCAAAACAGCTCACATTACTGTACacgagcgatttttttttattaaatgaacATTGAATCGAGTTTTTATGCAATTTCAATGGAACTTCGACAATACTCGTGTTTTTAATAGGAAATATGATTATTGAGTGAtagttcataaattttaactttctACTACTGTGAAGCCACAAACTAGCAAACCAAGacattaccattttttttcactttttgcttattgtttgaaaataaaaactactGTCGGCTTCTACTCGTGCGGCACTTATAAGTCTAattgtttcattaaaaatcaTTCATTTAGTTCAATCTTTTTAAAGAATGCAATACCGTGACTGATATTACAGATTAAAATGTTACATTCATCCAGCTTTTTTTTGTACGATGGTCGGTAGCAGGCATTTAAGTTAGAAATAcgttttttattaaaatcaaaatgaaattatcagCGGAAGGTTAGTCAGGTGAAGTTGTCGCTTCCAAATGGTTACAATACAAGCTCACTTGTTGGCCTTACGACAACGACATGGTATGGCTAAAATTCCTCAGTTGCGATGTAGCAAAAGTGGAAGTAAATGGTTCTTTAGTGTCGTGGTATTTCCTATGATCTAAGAAGTACCTTCACCACTGCCGAGGAGTGTCCTTCCGGGTAAAAGTCACAACTTTTTGGCGATTTTTATAGAAACAAGAAACAGATGGAGCTGCTATCGATAATGTTAGATAGGTAGATAATAAGGAATATTTGctaaaattattgaagtaatagatttttatcgaaaaccaATATACACTTTAcacaaacgaagtaacagatgtACTGATTTTGTAGTGATACTCTTGCCAAGAAGTTGACCAGTTAATTGATTCATTTCGCTGAAATTGATCCTTGTGCATCAAAGTACTAATTTATGTTTCTCATTGTTTTTCAGGTGTTTTCGAACGTAAATTTATTATCGAATATCATGGCGACAGCCGTATATGGTGGCAGTCCTCGACATCATAGCCGCATTATGGTTAGTGGAAATGTTGGTACACCGAATATCGTTACAAATTCAAATACTATCACCACCCACCATCACCTTCCGAATGCGCTACAACAATCTACGCCTATTATATCAGCTACattaaatcaatcgtccaacaTAATCTTTCCACCGACATCCTACATCTCATCCTCTAATCCACCAACAATATCATCGAACCATTTCGCTGCTCATACTCTGATGCACCATCATAATGCCCATCGACTGAGCAAACGTAAATCAGCTGTAGAATTATTGGCAGAGAGTAAACCATTTTACGTTAAATCTGAAACGGTGTTGGATCGACAACAGCAATTGAATTACCGTAGTGGTAATTCAACATCGTGTAAgtataatttttgtaatttaatatttGGTATTTCATGATGCCGATGTTTTATTTCCGCTTTGCAAACTGGATGCAGTCTATGCAGCAGCTATTTTATCGattcttctttttgtttcatttttttaaaaacattttggttgGAGTTTTGGGTTGTGAGATCACGTtcgaaaataagcaaaatcgCTGCAAATAAATAgtcaaaaaattctaatttagaGAGATGTTACGATGTTTTGCATACGTACGGTAATGTCGACTCAAAAACAGTTTATACAACAGAAAATGGAACTCTCTGTCCCGATGCCAAAAGCATAGATTTGATTACAGTTTTTGGAGGCTTCTTCAAGCAGGAACCCAGATCAAAGATCCTCCCTGACCCTACTACTTTCCCTCTTTaatgttttcgataagaagACGTGAAGACTATTGCCACCTAATGATGGTATAGATCCTTATCTTCGAGTTCATAGTACCCAAAGGTGCGAAGCCCAAGATTGGTATCCCTAAGAATATGTACACCAGTCTCGGGTGACAGACCAAAAGAACCTCAAGGGTCTACCGATCTGTTTTATTAACTGTTCTCCTTATTTCTCGTAAGTTTAAGGAGTTCATAACTCAAGGAATTCGACATAACTGGTCGGAATAGCTTAGTATGAATTCCTCCTTGGTAAGCATAATAACCAATAGGGAAAATGGTTAATGAAAATCAGTACAATCGATCGTCTGCTTTAAGCCGAGACCAGAACCCTTGGAGTGCCATATACTTAAGGGCAGAATAGAGAGTGCTTctaaaccaaaatttaccgtGCTTTGCATCTGAAACGACTCTAGAGAAGCTATTTCTGTCGCAGTTCAGTTTTGCggtttaacattttcaatttttattcgttttgttCGTAATGGCGGTCTCGACTAATCCTGTAACAATCGCACTAGTTTTTCGGCTCGCAGCGAGTTTATCAACTCGATTCGATCTGAAAACCCCTTAGTACAGCTCCTCCACATTGAAAATGAGAACTGAGAATTAAGGACGTAACCGTTACGTACAGACAAacctcatttttttattggaacTCAGAGGGATTAATTTGTGCGTCTCTGTGCGGCTTACTTCTTTTAGTGAAGAAGTATTAGACGAGACCGATTGACTGGAaacattgaaacaaatttagaCTAATGCTGTACCCTTAACATTTTAGCTCTGATGTCACCATCACGAACACCATTGCCCCATCAGCGTTCGTCGTCAATAACAAGACGAAGTGGTTCAGCAAATTCCGATATATTGCAAACGAAACTGCGTTCATTGTTAAATACGTCTACGGAAAACAAAGACTCAACACCAAGTGATGTCGATATTATATCGAAATTTATGAAGCCCGATAGCCCTAACAATTATGATATTAATAAGTACATGTCGCCAAAGAAACTCAATCAAGAGGTATGTAGTGAATGGTGTGGTGAATTCGATTGTAATAGTGACGAAATTGATGAACATTCTTCTATTTCCAGTTAACGGTACTTCCTGACCCGAATTGTGATGTATCCGTGTTCTTCCCAAGTGCATTCCTATCACCTCAATCGCTTCCACCGCACCCTGCATCAGATGACGATATTTATTCCTATGGAATCGATGATTCATTATTGTTAACAGATGATTACCAAACAATAAGTCCGCCAGCCGAATATGCGGAGAACACTTCAACGAAACCGTACGGTGCTAGTAACAACAGGTCAGTTAATTTGTACGTTTTCATTGGTCCGATGcaatgaatttgttttacgACAGGTACGCTGGTTACCAACGATCTTATTCGCATTCGCAAGCTGTCGCATCGGATGAAGCAGAATATTCGCCATCCTACAATATTAACAGTCATAAGTCGCTACCCGATCTACACTCTCAAATAAGTCGCCATTCGCCGCACAGTGAAGCGCTTAGTTGCTGCAGCAGAGGAAATCGTTCGAACAAATCGGGCAGTTCGTTTAATAGAGATTCTGGAGGATCATCAGGTCACTACACACATAGAAGTGAACCGTGCTGTAAGCAACAACCGAATGAAAACCCAGCTAATACAAGTACCGACTACAGACGTGACAGTGGCTCATCCACGCAGCATAGTGGAAATTCATATTACGCGTACGGCTTACCCCAAAATATGCGATATGACTGCATGGAGTGCAGAGCAAAGCTTCAAAATGATGCCAACTGTCTGCTCAATTTTACAACACCAGAGGTCCCAGAAGCATTTCAAGACGATTACGACGATAAGTCACGTGGCTATTATGAAGATCGATCAAGACCGTACTATAAGAATCCGCAAATGAGTCCAAATCAAAAGACACCACCCGAATCACTTCCACCAATAATTAAGGAGCCTGAACTAAGTCCACCGTTGGGAACGTTTAAGCGACAGCGTTGCTTTCGAATCAAACAAAGATCACGCTACTCGTCGCCGAATGATCGAAATAGTCGCAGTGAAGACGATCGCAAGCCGATTTTACGATCGAAAAGCGACATAAGCGATCGATATTGGCAGCGGAATGCAGCCGGTGATCAGGTGAAATCGCTGGACAAACGAGGTAAAATGGATAGCGTATCACAATTGGAACGATTCTTTGATCGGCTCGGCATGAACGACGATAAATACGAGGAATTCATTGCACCAAAGTTACAGCCTTTAAGTGACAGCGATTCGGATCACTCAAGTCCTGTTTTCTTTTCGGATGCAAGCACAGTTGATTCGACTCGTTTACCAGACAGTACGGAAACTAATCAAAATACTCAAGCGTATCGACCGAGTGAGCCACCGTCGATTGTAGAACGAAATGCGCGCATTATCAAGTGGCTGTGCAATTGTAGAAAGTTGCAGTTACAGTTTTCATAATGAGATATGTAGCTTGTATGAATGGATGAGTGAATGGTACGGCAAagaataaaacagaaaacaatttgctCGATGAATCAAAGTGATCGATTGAACAAGGAACACTAAAATCTTTCGACATTTAagccaaaaacaaaaaattataaatttaccTAGGCAACCATGCATAAGACTTTAAGAACTAACAACGACAATGTCCATTCGGAccataaaacgtttttctttctctcgAAATACGCTTACAATTCTAATTGCATCCGGTGGCGTTGCGatataattaataaaacaGAAATCGAAGAACACAAAAGAAACTTCTCCGAATCGACGTTAACGTTGTTATGAGGATAATAATATTAGACATGTAGCATGCGGAAGATTGCATACACTCTCCGAACatgattttacaaaacaaaaaaacaaaaatcaaaaagtcaattttattttacaaatcgGGGTGTTCTTTGCATTGGAACCATTGGGACcatgcgataaaaaaaaattctaaatttttcttttttagttttaaaacaCTGTTGACTAGACTATCAGTCAATTAGAATTTACTTTATCTACTATACGTGTGACTTTCTAACACAATAacaaatcagtaaaaaaaaatatttaaaagaaaatagtcGTTAGTAACATGTACGCCcgatcaaattattatgaatcTGATCAACCGATTTAGTGAATAAGAGACCATTATGTCACCTTGAGCTGTTTGTGAATGAACAGAATTTTTGACGAAATCATCACTGATAGACCAACTTAAAAACGAgattaattcaacaaaaaagatgAACAACACCTATTGTTTGTTGTCTTCCTCCTTGTAGAAtcgagaaaagaaaatttgaagaaatggatgataaaaaaagttgataaaaCATCAACACAACTGTAGAAGTTAAAGAGATAATTTCGGTAAAATTGGCCCTTCTGGCTAtaatcaaaaaacaattttctaatgTCGCTTTTACAAACCAAAGTGGTCAATCTTAAAGAATAGTAGTTGTACCGAAGATCATCATAAAGGCAAGTGTACGTCCCGAACGAGACCTAGacatattcaaaatataacaACGTCAAGCATATCCCTGTGTAACTACTACATCTTAAATATTCGAAAGCTTGAACTATATTTGACACAAACTCTTGTACTTCGTTTGATTTAGCATTTATATAAGACCACGTCACCCGTACGTCATTGTGTTCGCTGCTGCCGAGACGTTCTAGTTAGATCTCCAAATCATTTGAGACAAAAGCTTCAAAAGTATCCAAACTTGACTTCTATGTCCGTTGAATATTCTTGCTTTGAGATTTGAGTTCATTATTTGATTGGATAGAACGCTGTATTATGTTGTCAAATGAAGCGCATTAAACTTTCTGGTATACCATAGCCTATTACTCAAGCATTTGGAACAGAAAACATtacacaaaataaagtttcgtCATTTTAGTCTCAAACTTTTAGTGTAGAATAAGTTAAGTTACTTCGCTATCCCTCACGTTTGAATTATGAAAGGCAATCTTAGCACTAGTCAGAACGACTATCTGTTAATCTTCTGACCCCTGTATCAGCGACCCCTGTTGCTCGAAACAGCTACTGAAAGGACTCAGAAAAATGTCCGGTTCGGGAGTGAATCTACTCCTAGTCATTCGTAGCCGAACAATCCATCAGTAAATGCATAAAAACTTTACTTTATGTATTGAAACCTAGCTGACAGGACAAATTAATCGTTGGAAGAACGTTGATGGTAAGATTGACGCGAATGCAATCTGGAAGCGTTGTGCCAGTGCTTCTTTCTACACTATAACCTGTAAGCGATAggattattttttatcatcaTATTCAGTGATAAGTTTAGTATCATTACTGCCTTGCGTTATGAACGCAAGAAATATGTTcagaaaaatgaagtaaaagattcgaaaCCTATATCTAGTTAAATACATAGATCAATAGTAATAGATCCAATAGTAAAATCAAAGACTAATTGAACCGATGCCCAATCGcgctgaaaaaaaatcacgaaTATTGACGctgtaaatttaaacaatGTGTTTAGCGCTGGAAACAAAATAGCCCAGTGGCGCTCTAAGTATTAATCCGGCTCTGATTAAAGGCTTGCCGTCTCTAAAAGTTTAAAACAATGATTGGTATGACTAAGAGCattggaaatgtttttatgattttagcTTGCTCACACGAACGGATTCAATAGAAATAGATACTTGTTGCGTatacaaaaaactaaaaaaaaactgcgaaGATGTATGACTCAAACTGCTCAAGGTGATTCAATcgattgtaaaaattattttcttttcgttataagaaaatttaaaagaaaatcttcagATCTGAAAGTGTTGTATTCcgaattttgtttactttgaAAATTGTGTCTTATTTTGTAATTGCGATCACATGGACCAAATATTGTAATTCTGTTGTTTACATTGAATAAtcgaattcaatttgttaaaatattaatCTCATTTATGAATAACCTCTCTTAAGAATGttagaattgaatttattacaatGCGGCAGACTAATTCTTCACGACGAGGACACGTATTTTATTGGAGAACGAGAAGTAGAAACGACCGTGGTTTATGCTGAACTGAACTAACTTTAATAATATACATTATATTTATAAACGATTCCCTACCACAACACTTTCCCTGAATCGTGAGTAACAAACAATAATGATAATATAAAACTtttcataaaacttttcataaaattataaCCAACTCCATTAGACTCAATACCGGTTTCCACTCAGAACTATTCTTTGGCACTCTTCATATAGCTTTTGCTTACAATGAAATATTGCACGATTGATATTTTAACACTTTCCCttaatgaatattttaatccttcaaaatgtttcattaTACAATGCAAATATCAGTTCTAAcatatttgattattttcacagaaaatctGATACCATTCAGAATTTAGAACTACTTTAGATTCCAGTGATTCAGATTcacaaatttaaactcaatttttcCCAGATCCATTCTGCAATCACTTTCCCTGAatcaaatacaatttctacGAATTTACTTCCcgctttcaattttcaatcgatTCGATTACGcgaattttcatcaatttactGCCCCTTAATCGAATACCTCAACAAATGTTGCATATCAATACGTCTCCCATAATGGATATTAAACTCATTTAATCTTCAGTACACTATTAGATGCAACATTACTATCCTCAGTTATCATTCAACAGGATAGCTTCAACACAACAGCCCAATGTCTTTGACCTGCCCACTGTTGATTCGATCAATTGCATTTGACCAATGTTATCTGTATGTCTAGTGTGTCTGGTGTAAAACTCAATGTTCGTTCTCGCCCCATATACTAGATATAGTAGACATTCTCTTGCTTTCTAAAACGATACACCAAtgtattaaattaataaatttcaattacctCGACGTCCACACAGTTCTtgttttatcatcaaatttttgcaTGTGCCAACTAAATTGTTGCTTGTACCAACCAATTTTGCTGCTTGTGCCAACCAATTTGTTGCTTGTACATACAAACCCATTGttgctaatttttgtgttgCGTCCGACGACCAACCAATTTTTGGAACAGCACTATTTCACAACTAACATTTCCTTTAGTCGCGTtgcaggttttttttttttaaacacagCGCCTGAGCTCGctgctattttttttttaccacgTTATTCCCCATTTCAGGATAACGTTTGACCCCACTGTACAGCCATTGTCCAATAATCTCGTTTATGTCCAGCTCGTCCTGATCTAGTTCCATTCCATGTACGTTCACTTGCAACATGGTCATTTCTATGACTTCTTCAGGTTAGCATTTTTATTGACCTCGATGACTATCTCTACAGATTTCATGTATCTGTCCAGACAAGTTAACTCCTTTTGTAGCTCAGTGATTATATCTCCTCAGATTTCTCTTTATCTGTCCAGATTTTTCACCTCCAATGCTACACCATGCACTTTGACCAGCGCATTCTACATTACGGTTGGCAATCCtcaatgaaatttctgttTCAGCATCACAAATTTTCTATCCTTTTGTCCCAACCTTCTTGACCATTCCACAGGCCATAgatgacaatttttgattaatttgttTTCCATGCCAACAGCCAAATCTCCACGTTGAACAACTGAGCGGCCGAAATCCAATTCACCGTTTGCATTGCCGTATCCTTGATCCTTGCTCGTGATTCATTCATTTGACTAAAACTTCCAAAAATCACGCCAGATTTTAACCCTTTTGTCTGTTGAATCCCTCTCACGCAACATCCATCCTGGACCTTAATGCGAAACTCTGATGACGATTTCCTCAGCATTCTTTTGATCAGCCATTTAGAATTTACGTAAATGATCCATCTCAAAGTTGTTTTTACTGCGTAAAAACCAACGTCTTTGTAGCACACAGCCACTGGTCCGTCAATAACCTATTTTTACGGCACATAGCTAACGTTTTGTAGCTTACCGCCACTGGTACGTCACTGACCATTTTTCACTGGAAACTGGTTCTTTGGTTCTTTGCTTGCTTGAGCGACCACATCGGTTCTTCACTTACTTGAGTGACCAGTCAACCTTTTTCCTAAAACATGATATACCATAGGCTTCTAAATTGTCCAACCGTTACATAACTGGCATTTCCTCAAGTTATCTGGACGGATTTTCGTCTTGAGTATAAACTCTTGACCCAGCGCCGTTACTCGGTGTTACCTTTTATTTCGATTGACAATTATTTCAGCATTTGTATTCACATCTATTATCAGATCtcaatgttttaatttttagttcCAACTGTCCTTCGACAAGCAATTTAAAATCTTTGAAACATTTGAAAACTTGATTCTTTTGAGCAATTacataaacaaaacattttcttgaaaaatcaTCGATAAAAGTCACGAAATATCTCTTCCCTCCGAATGAATTTACTGACATCGGACCACATACGTCACTATGTATCAACTCAAGAATTCTCGTAGCACGAGTATCACTGTTCAGATATGGCAATTTACTTTGCTTTCCCTTGACACACGTAACACACTTCAGGTCTTTCACCTGTTGTCCAAAATTGTTCATAAGAAAAACATTACTGAAACTAGCATGTCCCAACCGACGATGCATCAAAATTGCATTCCTCATGCctttttttcttgttccaATATTAACACATGCAAGTTCGTTTTCATTCGAAAAATCTGATGACTGTGCTTTATCAGGTTTAAACATATTGTCAACCAAACTACCGGTGGCAATGACTTTACTTGTTCCAATATTAACACATGCAAGTtcgttttcattcaaaaaatctGATGACTGTGCTTTATCAAGTTTAAACATATTGTTAACCAAACTACCGGTGGCAATGACTTTATGCAACGGGTCATAAACCTCGCAACCGTTCTTATGGAAAATGACAACGTTatcatttttaacaatttgtcCGACCGAAAGTAAGTTCGCGACGATATCCGGTACAAATTGAACATTCTTGATCGTAACATGTTTCGATGCTTTGTTAACAACAACGTTTTCGATT from Bradysia coprophila strain Holo2 unplaced genomic scaffold, BU_Bcop_v1 contig_138, whole genome shotgun sequence encodes the following:
- the LOC119073697 gene encoding uncharacterized protein LOC119073697, with product MATAVYGGSPRHHSRIMVSGNVGTPNIVTNSNTITTHHHLPNALQQSTPIISATLNQSSNIIFPPTSYISSSNPPTISSNHFAAHTLMHHHNAHRLSKRKSAVELLAESKPFYVKSETVLDRQQQLNYRSGNSTSSLMSPSRTPLPHQRSSSITRRSGSANSDILQTKLRSLLNTSTENKDSTPSDVDIISKFMKPDSPNNYDINKYMSPKKLNQELTVLPDPNCDVSVFFPSAFLSPQSLPPHPASDDDIYSYGIDDSLLLTDDYQTISPPAEYAENTSTKPYGASNNRYAGYQRSYSHSQAVASDEAEYSPSYNINSHKSLPDLHSQISRHSPHSEALSCCSRGNRSNKSGSSFNRDSGGSSGHYTHRSEPCCKQQPNENPANTSTDYRRDSGSSTQHSGNSYYAYGLPQNMRYDCMECRAKLQNDANCLLNFTTPEVPEAFQDDYDDKSRGYYEDRSRPYYKNPQMSPNQKTPPESLPPIIKEPELSPPLGTFKRQRCFRIKQRSRYSSPNDRNSRSEDDRKPILRSKSDISDRYWQRNAAGDQVKSLDKRGKMDSVSQLERFFDRLGMNDDKYEEFIAPKLQPLSDSDSDHSSPVFFSDASTVDSTRLPDSTETNQNTQAYRPSEPPSIVERNARIIKWLCNCRKLQLQFS